The following are encoded in a window of Caretta caretta isolate rCarCar2 chromosome 19, rCarCar1.hap1, whole genome shotgun sequence genomic DNA:
- the AIRIM gene encoding AFG2-interacting ribosome maturation factor: MSESPAILVLHRSLQKCFQAIQQQQEAWQTALTDCKPLLSSLSNLAEQMQACQKVTFAHTPLRGFPDLEEQLKYKQRCAAETLLEELVGKVADLQKVRDVVSGYVGTVFQLYEQHADVLGFEASVQRTALIPSLADMLEWLHNIERYYRHVYLESKFLLLQVRYENLPDMQTLPQSWERILENNSRNMVQDTLLKVSFLETL, translated from the exons ATGTCAGAGAGCCCAGCCATCCTAGTCCTTCATCGGTCCCTGCAAAAGTGCTTCCAGGCcatacagcagcagcaagaggctTGGCAGACGGCGCTGACGGACTGTAAGCCTCTCCTGAGCTCCCTCAGCAATCTGGCGGAGCAGATGCAGGCCTGCCAGAAGGTCACATTTGCACATACACCACTGCGAGGCTTCCCGGATCTGGAAGAGCAGTTAAAATATAAGCAACGCTGTGCAGCAGAGACTCTGCTGGAAGAGCTGGTGGGCAAAGT AGCTGACTTGCAGAAAGTGCGGGATGTAGTTAGTGGCTACGTGGGCACTGTTTTCCAACTCTATGAGCAGCATGCGGATGTGCTAGGTTTTGAAGCTTCTGTGCAGCGTACTGCTCTTATCCCCTCGCTGGCAGACATGTTGGAATGGCTGCACAATATTGAGAGATATTACCGACATGT ATACCTGGAGAGTAAATTCCTTCTTCTCCAAGTCAGATATGAGAACTTGCCAGACATGCAAACCCTGCCGCAGTCCTGGGAGAGGATTTTGGAGAACAATAGCCGAAACATGGTTCAAG ACACTCTTCTGAAGGTCTCCTTTCTGGAGACTCTGTGA